In Apium graveolens cultivar Ventura chromosome 10, ASM990537v1, whole genome shotgun sequence, the following are encoded in one genomic region:
- the LOC141689777 gene encoding NAD-dependent malic enzyme 59 kDa isoform, mitochondrial isoform X1 gives MWRGVVRSAASNLRNSRTYSTAIPLPSIIHKRGIDVLHDPWFNKDTGFPITERDRLGLRGLLPPRVVSFEQQYDRFMESYRSLEKNTQGQSYGVVSLAKWRILNRLHDRNETLYYRVLIDNIKDFAPIIYTPTVGLVCQNYSGLFRRPRGMYFSAKDKGEMMSMIYNWPAQQVDMIVLTDGSRILGLGDLGVQGIGIPIGKLDMYVAAAGINPQRILPVMLDVGTNNQKLLEDRLYLGLRQPRLEGEEYLSVVDEFMEAVHARWPKAIVQFEDFQMKWAFETLHRYRKKFCMFNDDIQGTAGVALAGLLGTVRAQGRPLTDFANQKIVVVGAGSAGLGVLNMAIQAVSRISGSGADPHFFLLDKDGLLTKERKGIDPAAAPFAKTLAETEEMGLREGASLVEVVKKVKPHVLLGLSGVGGVFHEEVLKAMRESDSTKPAIFAMSNPTTKAECTALDAFKHAGENIVFASGSPFENVDLGNGRVGHVNQANNMYLFPGIGLGSLLSGAHYISDGMLQAAAECLASYMKDEEIQMGILYPSINSIRDITAEVAAAVLRAAIGEGLAEGHGEVGAKELEHMSEGDILEHVKRNMWYPIYSPLVHER, from the exons ATGTGGAGAGGTGTAGTTCGATCTGCGGCGTCGAATCTCCGCAACTCACGGACTTACTCGACGGCGATTCCACTGCCGTCGATTATTCATAAGCGTGGGATTGATGTGCTTCATGATCCTTGGTTTAATAAG GATACTGGGTTTCCTATAACTGAAAGAGACCGACTTGGACTCCGTGGTCTCCTCCCACCTCGAGTAGTATCTTTTGAGCAGCAATATGATCGTTTTA TGGAGTCGTATCGATCACTAGAGAAAAATACCCAGGGTCAATCTTATGGTGTTGTATCCTTGGCAAAATGGAGAATTTTAAACAGGCTACATGACAGGAATGAAACGTTATACTACCGA GTTCTTATTGATAACATTAAAGATTTTGCTCCAATAATATACACTCCAACTGTCGGACTAGTATGTCAAAATTATTCAGGGTTGTTTAGACGTCCGCGTGGAATGTACTTCAGTGCCAAAGATAAAGGGGAGATGATGTCTATGATTTATAACTGGCCTGCTCAGCAG GTTGACATGATCGTGCTGACGGATGGTAGTCGTATTCTTGGCTTAGGTGATCTTGGTGTTCAGGGAATTGGTATTCCAATTGGAAAACTTGATATGTATGTTGCTGCTGCCGGTATCAATCCACAGAGA ATACTTCCAGTTATGCTTGATGTCGGTACTAATAATCAAAAGCTTCTTGAAGATCGTCTTT ATTTAGGACTACGACAACCTAGGTTGGAAGGAGAAGAATATCTATCAGTTGTTGACGAGTTCATGGAAGCTGTTCATGCACGTTGGCCAAAGGCTATTGTGCAG TTTGAGGACTTTCAGATGAAGTGGGCCTTTGAAACACTGCACAGGTACCGGAAGAAGTTTTGCATGTTTAATGATGATATACAG GGAACTGCTGGAGTTGCTTTGGCTGGACTTCTTGGAACTGTGAGGGCACAAGGTCGGCCTTTGACCGACTTTGCGAACCAAAAGATCGTTGTTGTTGGAGCTGGGAG TGCAGGGCTTGGTGTTCTTAACATGGCCATACAAGCCGTGTCAAGAATTTCTGGATCAGGAGCTGATCCTCACTTCTTCCTGCTTGACAAAGAT GGTCTTCTTACAAAAGAGAGGAAAGGTATCGATCCTGCAGCTGCACCATTTGCAAAAACCTTGGCAGAAACTGAGGAAATGGGACTAAGGGAGGGAGCCAGTCTTGTCGAAGTG GTTAAAAAGGTCAAACCACATGTCCTTCTTGGATTATCTGGAGTTGGCGGAGTCTTCCACGAAGAG GTACTAAAGGCCATGCGAGAGTCAGACTCCACTAAGCCTGCTATATTTGCAATGTCAAATCCTACAACGAAAG CCGAGTGCACTGCTCTCGATGCTTTTAAGCATGCCGGCGAAAATATTGTCTTTGCAAGTGGGAGCCCTTTCGAAAATGTTGATCTTG GAAATGGAAGAGTAGGCCATGTAAATCAAGCAAATAATATGTATCTGTTCCCGGG GATTGGTCTGGGTTCACTTCTTTCTGGTGCTCATTACATTTCCGACGGAATGCTGCAGGCAGCTGCTGAATG CCTTGCTTCGTACATGAAAGACGAAGAAATTCAAATGGGCATTTTGTATCCTTCTATCAATAG TATTCGGGATATTACAGCAGAGGTTGCAGCAGCTGTTTTAAGAGCAGCCATTGGTGAAGGACTAGCAGAAGGACATGGGGAGGTTGGAGCTAAAGAGCTTGAGCACATGTCAGAA GGAGACATTTTAGAACATGTCAAACgcaacatgtggtatcctattTACAGCCCTCTTGTTCATGAAAGATGA
- the LOC141690640 gene encoding uncharacterized protein LOC141690640, giving the protein MPFGLLNAGATYQRLVNKMFKHQLGKTMEVYMDDMLVKSKEANDHVRHLSDMFQILMEYRVKLNPQKCVFGVDFGKFLGFIVNHRGIEISDVLVREEDGVHIPVYYVSKRLADTETRYTNLEKLAYALIPASRKLRPYFQANKIEVRTSYPLRQVMHKPEASGRIFKWTEVDQGALIIIPGVEESEKGKQNYAQYWSIFMDGASNEEGINGWYQDKGPRTELYLKCAQRIIGIFNKVRLKLIPCGKNEGADELAKLGSRREATLLGVIPLDIQRQPSVPEYEISSTGSGLEPTWMTPILDYIKEGSLPYGKNEARRMRYKAAHFVIYDGILYRRGFSVPLKCIDGVECSYILREVHEGICGNHSGDLIGELPKMRGGVKYAVVVVDYFIKWAEAEHLDTITTKKLREFVYRALVCCYGIPYKLVSDNEKQFDIKEMREFREQLGI; this is encoded by the exons ATGCCCTTCGGGCTTCTTAATGCTGGAGCAACCTACCAAAGGTTGGTGAACAAGATGTTCAAACACCAACTGGGAAAAACTATGGAGGTGTATATGGATGATATGCTGGTGAAGTCGAAGGAGGCAAATGATCATGTCCGTCACCTATCAGACATGTTCCAGATATTGATGGAGTATAGGGTGAAACTCAATCCCCAGAAATGTGTGTTCGGGGTCGATTTTGGGAAGTTTCTGGGCTTTATTGTCAACCATAGGGGTATTGAG ATTAGTGATGTGTTAGTCCGGGAAGAAGATGGTGTCCATATCCCAgtatattatgtgagtaaaagACTAGCCGACACAGAGACTCGGTACACCAATCTCGAGAAGCTGGCATATGCTCTAATCCCGGCCTCTCGGAAACTTAGACCATATTTTCAGGCCAATAAAATAGAAGTGAGAACCTCTTATCCACTCAGACAAGTGATGCACAAGCCCGAGGCTTCTGGTCGAATATTCAAGTGGACA GAGGTGGACCAGGGGGCCCTCATTATCATACCAGGGGTAGAGGAAAGTGAGAAAGGGAAGCAAAACTACGCCCAATATTGGAGCATATTTATGGATGGAGCCTCTAACGAGGAAGGG ATAAACGGGTGGTACCAAGATAAGGGACCGAGAACGGAGCTTTACTTAAAATGTGCACAGAGGATAATTGGGATATTCAACAAAGTGAGGCTGAAGCTCATCCCATGCGGGAAAAATGAAGGCGCAGACGAGCTAGCCAAGCTGGGCTCGCGCCGGGAGGCCACTCTGTTAGGGGTCATTCCCCTTGATATACAGAGGCAGCCTAGTGTGCCCGAATATGAGATTAGCAGCACTGGTAGCGGCCTCGAACCAACATGGATGACTCCTATTTTGGATTATATAAAAGAAGGATCGCTTCCATATGGGAAGAATGAGGCAAGGCGGATGAGGTATAAGGCAGCTCACTTTGTAATATATGATGGGATTTTATATAGAAGAGGGTTCAGTGTGCCCCTCAAATGCATAGATGGGGTTGAGTGCAGCTATATCTTGAGGGAAGTGCATGAGGGCATTTgcggcaatcactcggggg ATTTGATTGGAGAGCTGCCCAAAATGAGGGGAGGTGTTAAGTATGCAGTGGTTGTTGTGGATTACTTCATAAAGTGGGCAGAAGCTGAGCACCTGGACACCATTACAACAAAGAAGCTCAGAGAGTTTGTGTACAGAGCCCTTGTGTGCTGTTATGGCATTCCCTACAAGCTGGTCTCCGATAATGAAAAACAATTTGACATCAAGGAGATGAGAGAATTTCGTGAGCAGTTAGGGATTTAG
- the LOC141689777 gene encoding NAD-dependent malic enzyme 59 kDa isoform, mitochondrial isoform X2, with protein MESYRSLEKNTQGQSYGVVSLAKWRILNRLHDRNETLYYRVLIDNIKDFAPIIYTPTVGLVCQNYSGLFRRPRGMYFSAKDKGEMMSMIYNWPAQQVDMIVLTDGSRILGLGDLGVQGIGIPIGKLDMYVAAAGINPQRILPVMLDVGTNNQKLLEDRLYLGLRQPRLEGEEYLSVVDEFMEAVHARWPKAIVQFEDFQMKWAFETLHRYRKKFCMFNDDIQGTAGVALAGLLGTVRAQGRPLTDFANQKIVVVGAGSAGLGVLNMAIQAVSRISGSGADPHFFLLDKDGLLTKERKGIDPAAAPFAKTLAETEEMGLREGASLVEVVKKVKPHVLLGLSGVGGVFHEEVLKAMRESDSTKPAIFAMSNPTTKAECTALDAFKHAGENIVFASGSPFENVDLGNGRVGHVNQANNMYLFPGIGLGSLLSGAHYISDGMLQAAAECLASYMKDEEIQMGILYPSINSIRDITAEVAAAVLRAAIGEGLAEGHGEVGAKELEHMSEGDILEHVKRNMWYPIYSPLVHER; from the exons A TGGAGTCGTATCGATCACTAGAGAAAAATACCCAGGGTCAATCTTATGGTGTTGTATCCTTGGCAAAATGGAGAATTTTAAACAGGCTACATGACAGGAATGAAACGTTATACTACCGA GTTCTTATTGATAACATTAAAGATTTTGCTCCAATAATATACACTCCAACTGTCGGACTAGTATGTCAAAATTATTCAGGGTTGTTTAGACGTCCGCGTGGAATGTACTTCAGTGCCAAAGATAAAGGGGAGATGATGTCTATGATTTATAACTGGCCTGCTCAGCAG GTTGACATGATCGTGCTGACGGATGGTAGTCGTATTCTTGGCTTAGGTGATCTTGGTGTTCAGGGAATTGGTATTCCAATTGGAAAACTTGATATGTATGTTGCTGCTGCCGGTATCAATCCACAGAGA ATACTTCCAGTTATGCTTGATGTCGGTACTAATAATCAAAAGCTTCTTGAAGATCGTCTTT ATTTAGGACTACGACAACCTAGGTTGGAAGGAGAAGAATATCTATCAGTTGTTGACGAGTTCATGGAAGCTGTTCATGCACGTTGGCCAAAGGCTATTGTGCAG TTTGAGGACTTTCAGATGAAGTGGGCCTTTGAAACACTGCACAGGTACCGGAAGAAGTTTTGCATGTTTAATGATGATATACAG GGAACTGCTGGAGTTGCTTTGGCTGGACTTCTTGGAACTGTGAGGGCACAAGGTCGGCCTTTGACCGACTTTGCGAACCAAAAGATCGTTGTTGTTGGAGCTGGGAG TGCAGGGCTTGGTGTTCTTAACATGGCCATACAAGCCGTGTCAAGAATTTCTGGATCAGGAGCTGATCCTCACTTCTTCCTGCTTGACAAAGAT GGTCTTCTTACAAAAGAGAGGAAAGGTATCGATCCTGCAGCTGCACCATTTGCAAAAACCTTGGCAGAAACTGAGGAAATGGGACTAAGGGAGGGAGCCAGTCTTGTCGAAGTG GTTAAAAAGGTCAAACCACATGTCCTTCTTGGATTATCTGGAGTTGGCGGAGTCTTCCACGAAGAG GTACTAAAGGCCATGCGAGAGTCAGACTCCACTAAGCCTGCTATATTTGCAATGTCAAATCCTACAACGAAAG CCGAGTGCACTGCTCTCGATGCTTTTAAGCATGCCGGCGAAAATATTGTCTTTGCAAGTGGGAGCCCTTTCGAAAATGTTGATCTTG GAAATGGAAGAGTAGGCCATGTAAATCAAGCAAATAATATGTATCTGTTCCCGGG GATTGGTCTGGGTTCACTTCTTTCTGGTGCTCATTACATTTCCGACGGAATGCTGCAGGCAGCTGCTGAATG CCTTGCTTCGTACATGAAAGACGAAGAAATTCAAATGGGCATTTTGTATCCTTCTATCAATAG TATTCGGGATATTACAGCAGAGGTTGCAGCAGCTGTTTTAAGAGCAGCCATTGGTGAAGGACTAGCAGAAGGACATGGGGAGGTTGGAGCTAAAGAGCTTGAGCACATGTCAGAA GGAGACATTTTAGAACATGTCAAACgcaacatgtggtatcctattTACAGCCCTCTTGTTCATGAAAGATGA